The nucleotide sequence CAACTCAAATTCCACCGGGAGCATTGTAAAGGAGGCTAAAGAAGTTAATTAAGATATGAATTAAAAAAAACTTCTATAAAAAGATAGTCAACTAAAAAATTTATTTTTCTTGCATTTTTCCCTCCATGTGCTACTTTTTTAAATGGAGAGATTTTCCCGAATTCTTTACCTAAAGGGGATTTTTCCCCAACCTTCTATTCGCGCATCATAGCGCAAGGTATTTAATTCGGGGAACCGGACAGCTTAACCTTGACAAGAACCATTAAAGGTTAGCTTTTTCAGAAGCATGTCCGGCTCTCCTTTCTTTTCCCCTCTTTAAAAAAGTAGCATAATCTATATTGTCTCTTAACATAAAATAAACATCTGTAGCAATCTCTCTCGCAAGAGCTATCTTTGCTACAGGCTTACCACGATGCCACCTTTTCTTCTGATAGTAAAGCCAGAGTGGCCCTTTCCCCATCCTAATTATATGAGTTGCTATCTCCACATAAATCCATTTCAAATACATATTTGCTTGCTTCGATAAATGGCCAGTCCTATATTTATCTGCACTTCCCCTCGTTTTCGGGGATAAACCAACATAAGGAATGTAGTCATCTAAAAATGAAAATCTACTTATTGGACCACTCTCGTAAAGAATAGTAAAAGCAGAAATATCACCTATTCCGGGATGAGTTTCTAAAAGTCTACAATTATCCATTGCCTCTTTATCTTTCTTCACTCTTTCTTTTACCTTTCGCTCCCATCTCATTATAAAATCGGTTGCAAGATCTATAATTTCGAGAAGCTGGTCAATAATCATATCGTAAGGTTCTTCCAAAGTTACACTCTCAAGTTCTTCTCTCCCTCTGCCTCTCCATATATCTTGGTGCTCAGTCCTTACATTTAATTTCGCAAGAGAAGAGCGAATTACATTTTTTGCCATTGTCCTGATCTTTACAAGTCTTAATCTCATTCTCAGCATTTCCCTTACTCTTCGCTGTTCTGGTGATGGAATCCAGGCCTCTGCAAGTAAATCATTCTCTAATAACTGAGATAACATTCTTGCATCTACTTTATCATTCTTCACTCTTGCGTATGCAATCGCTTTTGTCTGAACAGGGTTAGAGAGTATTACATCTGTCCCCATGGATTGAAGCAAGTCAACAAGCCAATACCAATTTCTGGTGGCTTCAATAGCAACTTTGCAATCTCCGTCAAACTGAGTAAAGAAACTACTTATAGCATCGAACTCATTTGGGATCCTTCTCTCAATAGTTTCTTCTGTTTCCTTGTCGTGTAAGAAAATTTGCGAGAAGTTCTGGTGCAAATCTACACCTATATACTTCATCTTCCCCCCTTTCTTTTTTGAAGAAATCCGTCCGTGTTTCTTTTGCCTACTTTTCTTTGCACTGATGGATTTGCTCCCGATTTATCGGGAGAGTCTTTTTCAAAGAAAAGTAGGGTCCCGACTTGTCGGGACTTTCCCTATTAATTATAATAGTATCGGTGTACATTTCAATTTTTTTCTTTTTATGAAATTATATCTTGACAAGTCATTTTCGCCAAAAATTTAATACCCTCCCCCAAACCCCAATAACTACCCCATAATACATATTTATCCCTAAATTTGTAGTGCCGACTTCTATTTTTTCTCTTGACATCTTGGAATTAAATATAAATTTGTAGTGATTAACTATGTATTTAAGGAAAACTGTAAGAAAGAAAAATGGTAAAAAGTATGAATATTGGCGGGTTGTCGTATCTTTCAGGGATAAGAAGAGGAAGGTTTTGCAGAAGACTATCCGTAATTTAGGGAAGTTAACGAATGAGGAGGTTTTGAAGTGGAGGCTATTTCTTTCTGTTAAGTCGCTTGAAGAAATTGTGATAGCGAAATGGGAAGATATAAAAATTAAGTCAGTTCGTGAAGGGATTTCAGTTGCTGTGCTTCACAATTTATGGGTATATTGGGGGCTTCGGGATTTAATTTGCTCTCTTTTAGATGAGAAGACACAAAATGTTGCAGGGGCTCTTGTGATTAATAGGTGCGTTCATCCAGATAGTGATTATAAAGTTAGTAGCTGGTATAATAAGACACTTCTTCCTTTCATTCAAGCTAAAGAAGAACTTAATCCAACAGAGATTTATAGGACATTGGATAAAATTTTGGAGATTGAAAAAGAGATTCAGGTTCATCTTTATAAAAGGATAAAAGAGTTAGGATTAGATGAATTTAATTTAGTATTTTATGACCTCACCTCTACTTATTTTGAGGGCAATGGTCCTCCATTAGCTACTTTTGGGCATTCAAGAGATAAGAGAGGTGATAAGCCTCAAATCATATTAGCTATAGCAGTCACAAAGAAGGGGTTCCCATTTTGGTGGAAGGTATTTAGTGGCAACACAGTAGATTCACAAACTTTAATTGAGATAGTTAGTTCTTTAAAAGAACAGTTTAACTTAAATGAATGTGCATTAGTTGTGGATAAGGGGATTGTGACAGATAAAAATTTAGATAGCCTTGAGAAGGAGGGCTATTCTTTTGTGAGTACAATTTCGAGGTCAAAAATTCGTTCGCTTAAAGGGTTTCCTTTTGAGTTCTTAAAGACAATAAATGAGAGCAATTTATCCGAGAAATTAAGTTATTTTGATTATTATAATAAGCGGGCATATTATAAGGAGTTGGGTGTTATTTCTGATCGCAGGTATATTCTGTGTTTTAATCCTGAGAAGTTTATAGAAGAGAGGCATAATCGTAAAGAAAAGCTCTCTTCTATTGAGAAGTATTTTGAGAAACTTAATATTGAGCTTGAGAATGCAAAATATAATAGGGATAAAGAGAAATTAAGAAATAAGATTTATTATTATCTTAAGAGGCGTGATAGTTTAAGGTTTTTCAATGTGGAAGTTGGTGATAGGATTAAATATTCTATTTCTCGGGTCAAGAAGGAGGAGGTTCTTGATGGTGTTTATGTATTATGTTCAAATCTTATGGAGCCATCCTGTAAAGAACTTATAAGTGCTTATCGTAATCGTATAAAGATTGAGTGTGCTTTTCATCATATTAAGTCGTTTGTTGATGTTCGTCCCATTTATCATCATTTAAATAAGAGGGTTAGGGCTCACATTCTTATATGTATGCTTGGGTATCTATTGAATCTGACCTTTGAACATTTTATTCGTGATGAATTAGAAGATATGACAGGCAGAAAGATTTACGAGGAACTCGAGAAAGAAGATGCCTGTGAGATTGAGGTTAATGGTGTAAGTAGGATGAAGTTAAAGGAGCCATCTCCGTTTGTGCATAAGGCTTTACGAATTCTTTCTTCTCATAGTGTAGTAGGGATGGATTTTTTAAGTAAGTTGAGGGCGGTCATGTAATTTGATAGTTTTAGTGAATTTTGTGGTA is from Candidatus Thermoplasmatota archaeon and encodes:
- a CDS encoding IS110 family transposase, which encodes MKYIGVDLHQNFSQIFLHDKETEETIERRIPNEFDAISSFFTQFDGDCKVAIEATRNWYWLVDLLQSMGTDVILSNPVQTKAIAYARVKNDKVDARMLSQLLENDLLAEAWIPSPEQRRVREMLRMRLRLVKIRTMAKNVIRSSLAKLNVRTEHQDIWRGRGREELESVTLEEPYDMIIDQLLEIIDLATDFIMRWERKVKERVKKDKEAMDNCRLLETHPGIGDISAFTILYESGPISRFSFLDDYIPYVGLSPKTRGSADKYRTGHLSKQANMYLKWIYVEIATHIIRMGKGPLWLYYQKKRWHRGKPVAKIALAREIATDVYFMLRDNIDYATFLKRGKERRAGHASEKANL
- a CDS encoding IS1634 family transposase, which gives rise to MYLRKTVRKKNGKKYEYWRVVVSFRDKKRKVLQKTIRNLGKLTNEEVLKWRLFLSVKSLEEIVIAKWEDIKIKSVREGISVAVLHNLWVYWGLRDLICSLLDEKTQNVAGALVINRCVHPDSDYKVSSWYNKTLLPFIQAKEELNPTEIYRTLDKILEIEKEIQVHLYKRIKELGLDEFNLVFYDLTSTYFEGNGPPLATFGHSRDKRGDKPQIILAIAVTKKGFPFWWKVFSGNTVDSQTLIEIVSSLKEQFNLNECALVVDKGIVTDKNLDSLEKEGYSFVSTISRSKIRSLKGFPFEFLKTINESNLSEKLSYFDYYNKRAYYKELGVISDRRYILCFNPEKFIEERHNRKEKLSSIEKYFEKLNIELENAKYNRDKEKLRNKIYYYLKRRDSLRFFNVEVGDRIKYSISRVKKEEVLDGVYVLCSNLMEPSCKELISAYRNRIKIECAFHHIKSFVDVRPIYHHLNKRVRAHILICMLGYLLNLTFEHFIRDELEDMTGRKIYEELEKEDACEIEVNGVSRMKLKEPSPFVHKALRILSSHSVVGMDFLSKLRAVM